From the genome of Paracoccus seriniphilus, one region includes:
- the ychF gene encoding redox-regulated ATPase YchF yields the protein MGFRMGIVGLPNVGKSTLFNALTKTAAAQAANFPFCTIEPNVGEVAVPDPRLDKLAAIAGSKQTIPTRITFVDIAGLVKGASKGEGLGNQFLANIREVDAIAHVLRCFEDGDVTHVEGRVDPLADAEVIETELMIADMESIERRLANLQRKLKGNDKEAQDQDRLLKQALTALEAGRPARSIEVAPDDLKAWNMLQLLTAKPVLFVCNVAEDEAAKGNALSDKVAQMAEAQGAGHVVISARIEEEISQLESDEAEMFLTEMGLDEAGLDRLIRAGYDLLGLKTYFTIGPKEARAWTITKGTLAPQAAGVIHGDFEKGFIRAETIAYDDYIAGNGEAGARDAGKLRVEGKSYEVADGDVLHFLFNA from the coding sequence ATGGGCTTTCGCATGGGAATCGTCGGGTTGCCGAATGTCGGGAAATCCACGCTGTTCAACGCGCTGACGAAAACTGCCGCCGCGCAGGCCGCAAACTTTCCCTTCTGCACGATCGAGCCGAATGTCGGCGAGGTTGCGGTGCCGGATCCTCGTCTGGACAAGCTGGCTGCAATTGCCGGGTCGAAGCAGACCATCCCGACACGGATCACCTTTGTCGATATCGCGGGTCTGGTCAAAGGTGCCAGCAAGGGCGAAGGTCTGGGCAACCAGTTCCTGGCCAATATCCGCGAAGTGGATGCCATCGCCCATGTGCTGCGCTGTTTCGAAGACGGCGATGTGACCCATGTCGAAGGCCGCGTGGATCCCCTGGCCGATGCCGAGGTGATCGAGACCGAGTTGATGATCGCCGATATGGAATCGATCGAGCGTCGGCTGGCGAACCTGCAGCGCAAGCTGAAAGGCAATGACAAGGAGGCTCAGGATCAGGACCGGCTGCTGAAGCAGGCGCTGACCGCGCTGGAGGCGGGCCGCCCCGCTCGCAGCATCGAGGTTGCGCCGGATGATCTCAAGGCGTGGAACATGCTGCAACTGCTGACCGCCAAGCCGGTGCTTTTCGTCTGCAACGTTGCCGAGGACGAGGCCGCCAAGGGTAACGCCCTGTCCGACAAGGTTGCACAGATGGCCGAGGCGCAGGGCGCAGGGCATGTCGTCATTTCGGCGCGGATCGAAGAAGAGATCAGCCAGCTGGAAAGCGATGAAGCCGAGATGTTCCTGACCGAGATGGGACTGGACGAGGCCGGTCTGGACCGACTGATCCGCGCGGGCTACGACCTGCTGGGGCTGAAGACCTATTTCACCATCGGTCCGAAAGAGGCGCGGGCCTGGACGATCACCAAGGGCACTCTGGCCCCCCAGGCCGCCGGGGTCATTCACGGTGATTTCGAGAAAGGCTTCATCCGCGCCGAGACGATCGCCTATGACGACTATATTGCCGGCAATGGCGAGGCTGGCGCGCGCGATGCCGGCAAGCTGAGGGTCGAGGGAAAATCCTACGAAGTGGCGGATGGCGACGTGCTGCACTTCCTGTTCAACGCCTGA
- the trpA gene encoding tryptophan synthase subunit alpha, producing the protein MTRIDDTFAALKSQGKKAFVAYMMASDPDDATALEIMRALPDAGVDVIELGMPFTDPMADGPTIQAAGQRALAVGGSVTRTLDMVRAFRKDDPKTPIVLMGYYNPIYARPGGVTKFLSDAVEAGVDGLIVVDLPPEEDDELCVPANQAGLNFIRLATPTTDDRRLPAVIANTSGFLYYVSVTGITGGAAANAADVAPEVARIQAAANLPVVVGFGISTPEAAESIASIADGCVVGSAIVKMIGEKRPVPEIVDFVRKLAEGAHRG; encoded by the coding sequence ATGACCAGAATCGATGACACATTCGCGGCACTGAAATCACAGGGCAAAAAGGCTTTCGTTGCCTATATGATGGCAAGCGATCCCGACGACGCGACCGCGCTTGAAATCATGCGCGCCCTGCCGGACGCCGGGGTCGATGTTATCGAATTGGGGATGCCCTTCACCGATCCGATGGCAGATGGCCCGACGATTCAGGCTGCGGGCCAGCGCGCGCTTGCGGTCGGTGGCAGCGTGACGCGCACCCTGGATATGGTGCGGGCCTTCCGCAAGGATGACCCGAAGACCCCAATCGTGCTGATGGGATATTACAACCCGATCTATGCACGCCCCGGGGGCGTGACAAAATTCCTCAGCGACGCCGTTGAGGCAGGCGTTGACGGGTTGATCGTGGTAGATCTGCCGCCCGAAGAGGATGACGAGCTGTGCGTTCCCGCCAATCAGGCCGGGCTGAACTTTATCCGCCTTGCCACCCCGACCACGGATGATCGCCGCCTGCCCGCCGTCATCGCCAATACCAGCGGCTTCCTGTATTATGTCAGCGTGACGGGCATCACCGGCGGCGCGGCGGCAAATGCCGCTGATGTGGCCCCGGAAGTGGCCCGCATCCAGGCCGCCGCCAATCTGCCCGTCGTGGTCGGCTTCGGCATCTCGACGCCCGAGGCCGCCGAAAGCATCGCCTCGATCGCGGATGGCTGCGTGGTGGGCTCGGCCATCGTCAAGATGATCGGCGAAAAGCGCCCGGTTCCGGAAATCGTAGATTTCGTCAGGAAGCTGGCAGAAGGCGCGCATCGCGGCTAG
- a CDS encoding molecular chaperone DjiA: MDTTAQHPPCPNLPKPRSFWQRIADRLAALLGNQRSATPPERSVAFTIAIIALGAKLAKADGFVARSEVAAFRRVFIIPRAEEKNAARVFDLARQDVAGFDAWARRIAAMFPPGDPVLDDVIEGLCIIALADGEMHESEIAFIEEVGRIFGMSPARILAIRNRHDPHAGCPPCQMLGVAPDTPLPEARKRWRELVLEAHPDRAIARGLPPEAVRLAEARTRSLNEAWEKFRAMHLPSDQISQ, encoded by the coding sequence ATGGATACGACCGCGCAACACCCGCCCTGCCCAAATCTGCCAAAGCCACGCAGCTTCTGGCAGCGCATTGCCGACCGTCTGGCCGCCTTGCTGGGCAACCAGCGCAGCGCGACGCCGCCGGAACGCTCGGTCGCCTTTACCATCGCGATCATTGCGCTGGGGGCCAAGCTGGCCAAGGCCGACGGCTTTGTAGCACGATCCGAGGTGGCGGCCTTCCGCCGGGTGTTCATCATTCCCCGTGCCGAGGAAAAGAATGCCGCCCGGGTCTTTGATCTGGCGCGTCAGGATGTGGCCGGATTCGACGCCTGGGCGCGCCGGATCGCAGCCATGTTCCCTCCCGGTGATCCGGTTCTGGACGATGTGATCGAAGGGCTGTGCATCATTGCCCTTGCCGATGGCGAAATGCATGAATCCGAGATTGCCTTCATCGAGGAGGTCGGCCGGATCTTCGGCATGTCACCGGCACGCATTCTGGCGATCCGCAACCGCCACGATCCGCATGCGGGCTGCCCTCCCTGCCAGATGCTGGGCGTGGCACCGGACACGCCGCTGCCCGAGGCGCGCAAACGCTGGCGCGAGCTGGTTCTCGAGGCGCATCCGGACCGCGCCATTGCCCGCGGCCTGCCGCCTGAAGCCGTGCGTCTGGCCGAGGCCCGGACCCGCAGCCTGAACGAGGCATGGGAGAAATTCAGGGCCATGCATCTGCCAAGCGATCAGATTTCACAATGA